The Lycium ferocissimum isolate CSIRO_LF1 chromosome 1, AGI_CSIRO_Lferr_CH_V1, whole genome shotgun sequence genome includes a region encoding these proteins:
- the LOC132060450 gene encoding uncharacterized protein LOC132060450 produces MNTSEAQKPQSPIRLHKYTTLLPKSDIQIPLFLSNPFLISQTSSSHFLISDPSFAFLSNQQPYYKTQLYTKLSLAMEATTSGTKSLVIDNNPPIVPTESQQQQVEALICTQQWLRSPSKEYNFHDSLEEVQNIEQVDEEYGDSPLSID; encoded by the exons ATGAACACATCAGAAGCCCAAAAGCCCCAATCCCCAATTCGGCTACACAAGTACACAACCCTTCTCCCAAAATCAGATATTCAGATCCCTCTTTTCCTCTCAAATCCCTTTCTCATTTCACAAACTTCATCTTCtcattttctcatttcagaTCCCTCTTTTGCTTTCCTCTCAAATCAGCAACCCTACTACAAGACTCAACTTTACACT AAATTGTCTTTGGCGATGGAAGCTACAACTTCTGGAACTAAATCGCTAGTGATTGACAACAACCCTCCGATTGTGCCAACAgaatctcaacaacaacaag TAGAAGCTCTAATTTGTACTCAACAATGGCTACGATCACCTTCTAAAGAATACAATTTTCACGACAGTTTGGAAGAAGTCCAGAACATTGAGCAAGTTGATGAAG AGTATGGAGACTCACCTTTGAGCATTGATTAG
- the LOC132051641 gene encoding uncharacterized protein LOC132051641 isoform X1, translating to MTLQGLFDKLIISEGSPLTCKDWCSHLSHLLPAAFDVSPSLIRYNRIRLSPHFDTVLPRKTDYSCCGLRSRLGFPGEGILILCQSFNYGKGEPSFHLFGFIMCVGAHFARALKSVASGDFLVLQRVIYI from the exons GGTTTGTTTGATAAGTTGATCATTTCTGAG GGTAGTCCGTTAACCTGCAAAGATTGGTGTTCTCACTTGAGTCATCTCCTCCCAGCAGCTTTCGATGTATCTCCTTCTCTCATCAGATACAATAGAATTAGACTCAGTCCGCATTTTGATACTGTGCTTCCTCGG AAAACAGATTACTCTTGCTGTGGTCTCCGCAGCAGGCTTGGTTTTCCGGGTGAAGGCATACTCATCTTATGCCAAAGCTTCAATTATGGCAAG GGTGAACCAAGTTTTCATCTATTTGGATTCATAATGTGTGTCGGTGCACACTTTGCAAGAGCACTCAAGTCGGTTGCTTCGGGGGATTTTCTTGTCCTCCAAAGG GTAATATACATTTGA
- the LOC132051641 gene encoding uncharacterized protein LOC132051641 isoform X2 yields the protein MTLQGLFDKLIISEGSPLTCKDWCSHLSHLLPAAFDKTDYSCCGLRSRLGFPGEGILILCQSFNYGKGEPSFHLFGFIMCVGAHFARALKSVASGDFLVLQRVIYI from the exons GGTTTGTTTGATAAGTTGATCATTTCTGAG GGTAGTCCGTTAACCTGCAAAGATTGGTGTTCTCACTTGAGTCATCTCCTCCCAGCAGCTTTCGAT AAAACAGATTACTCTTGCTGTGGTCTCCGCAGCAGGCTTGGTTTTCCGGGTGAAGGCATACTCATCTTATGCCAAAGCTTCAATTATGGCAAG GGTGAACCAAGTTTTCATCTATTTGGATTCATAATGTGTGTCGGTGCACACTTTGCAAGAGCACTCAAGTCGGTTGCTTCGGGGGATTTTCTTGTCCTCCAAAGG GTAATATACATTTGA